attaaaatatgttgttctaggtattcctaggatcgtataggacttcacggattgtgaatcggaaccccggatgttccgattcaataacttaaagtttgtgttttatattaaccgtccgatcgtgcgatcgtaaGCGATCTAAttgtccgtttcggaccaaacttgcgaGACGGGGATCTTAGACCTTGGGGAACctttaggaactttcggattgtAAAATGGAGGTCGTGGGTCCCGTGGGCCCGGTTGACCCGAATTGGGAAGTTTGACCGTCGGTTGACCGAGTGTCTCCCGAAGCTGTTCCATCGTCCAAATTGGGTAGTTGGACCTTAGAACGTTGCGTTCCTAGTACACTTACTAGAAACCTGGGAAATTAGgatatttaattcaaagtaCTCGTTCGAAACGCTTCGTATTAATCTCGTTACGTATTCTGAATTAGGTACTCCGACCACGCATACGcagcaggcgggaccctctcagggtcaagcagcgtgggactacttgtgagtggactttgttttcaaatcttatgcatggttttattaatgaaagatttatgcataatgttttaacgatttattgaatatattatattcatgggttgaatttgatgtcTGTATAGCGCTTTGGCATAGTTGGATTTTGAAAGTAtatttatatggattttgggaaatattatgcatgatgttttaaatgatatttttggatatatattatttattcaattgttgaaagggatatttttatgaggcattgaaaatatattttgggttttaacatatttgagtatcttgagtatgaATATATGGATTGGaggttttctatatatatttggttatGTGCgaggtacttgggttgttgagatgagattgtggaaagtggtgagtatagaatgtcagtttggtgtgctataagcactaccctatgtacctcccctgatttggaacttggatacggatacttgagatacttggaaGAATCGGAACCCAGGGCATCCTTGACGGGATGTtgctgtagacccttgattgggtagtctgcgcgcgtaggactgaTCACAGACGTACGGGTTTTGAGGTTATCGACGGTAcgtgctggctgagagttGGTCCCCCAGTTGGCcggctcgttccctagtcACATGGTGGATTGAGGACTCATCATGAGGACTCTGCCAGggtgactagtcaaacaatcccccagttggattgtttccccggtacaactaggtgatggtcatatttatattatatatatctcttatattatatatttatatatataatccattcatttatgtttttcGGTGAGGATACTTCTTTGCCGGTCGTGCCAATGGGTACGCTTTTGAGAGTTTGGTTGTGGGATTTATAAGTTTTGGATGGTGGGTTTTATAAAGCGTTCTTTATGGATTGTGGACTTGGCATCGagtattgatttgtttttatatatattatatatatatatatttatacttgAGTATGAAGGTTTTGAGATGCATGGAATTTCTTGCATGGTTTTCTAAACGGTGGGGTTATATTACGTTGGTTTACACTgaactgaatttatttttgtccactcacaattttctgttttgcgcccccccagccagtagttgaCTGAGCTCTGCAGCAGAGCCAGATCGTGCGCTTCCGAGCCTTGAACCTTCGTAGGactctttcttcatgttatttcctttgaactctgttttgttgaaattgaagttcttagacatgctctgttatcgccctgttagggtttgatttgtgaggcctgaggccatttcattgtaaattgtttgttcgctttaaagcatgctgctggttgggattGTTATGTATTTTGTTGCAGGTTGAAATCTGTTGGGTTTCTTAAATTTATAGGGgggactctgccaaaattttggtaaagaGTCTCGGTTTCTAGTAAGTGAGCcaggcatcggggtgatgtcggaacaaagacGGGGTCCGCTCCGGTCTACAGGGAAATTCCGGGGCGGATCCTGTCAAGTaaggtgtacttattaaaattatatttgtttcacaattccatatatcttttttggtcattttatattagggtaaatcagtaattcaatatatatttttgtagtagggtgtactcagttaattttagggttcgtttagcagcactctagaTTAAACACACATATTATCAAAATGTAATAGGGGTTCAATCTAAGACTACTGATCTACCAAGATGTAtacacttttgtttttttttcctttgcctTTGTCTCAAGTATGGTGTTTTATAACTTGCTTGTCAAGTTGGGTCTAGGGAAACATCTTTGAGCCAACTTTggttattgttgttgttgttgttgttgttatggTCGTACCCTTTGCCTTTACCGTCGTAAGAAAACCCAAGCTCTTATCTTATATCATGtcaaaatttcagagagaCGTGCCAGCTGCTCACAATTAGCAATACCAATATTTTCCTCAACTTAATCACTTACAAAGCCTAATAGGTATGAaagttttatcacaaaatgcATATGTGATATTAGTAATGAAACCATTCATTATGTGagacttatattcttcaacaatcACTGCTTAACAATTTGAGGATTATTATATATCATGCGTGCGGTGATAAAAGAAGAGCTGCAAATAATTTGGTTATGTGACTTTTGGCTTTTTTTATTACACATGCAGCATGCTATGGCAAAACTGAGAaactaataaattaaaatagttaataaaaagaaatgaaattcaGTCTACTCATTATGGTTAGTTTCCATAAACAAATAGCGGGTTTGGTCCAATCAAAATAAAGTTGCAGGACGAATAAAAGAAAGGTACTGGTTTCCTGAATGGAAGACTAcgatatgaaaaaaataatttacatgAGAAACCAAATCCTAATTAAGAGTCTAGTATTACCATGCCAAGAAAATTTCCCTCTAAGTCTTCAatttcaaaaaggaaaaaggtaGCCGTTGGAAATCTCTCTAGCTAGAGCTAACACATAGCCCTCAATACAAATACCTCAAGACACCAAAAATCTAGTTAAGATTTGatcttcttcaaaaaaaaGATTGAGAAAATCTATGTGAATGAGATTTTGATATCATTCTCTAGATTTGGATCAAAATGAATATGTCTGGTCGTTGTGCTGCGTGCAAGTATTTGAGAAGGAGATGCCCTTCAGATTGCATACTCTCTCCCTATTTTCCGTCCAGTGATCCTCAAAGATTTACTTATGTTAATAGAATCTATGGTGCCAGCAATGTTGCCAAAATGCTCCAGGTAATATTACCCATTCGACACTTCACTATTTGTAATTCTTAAAAAGCAATGGCCATGCACCCCCAACCCTACAAAACCTTTCTATCCTTTCGATGTTTCTGCATCCATACAAATAcaatagtttttgttttctctattttctaGGTAAGTCtcattttattgtattttaagaaaactactttgaatttggttgcTTCCAAGAATCCTGAGGGTAATTCTCTTTCATCATAGAGTTAATCACGggaaaaatttatttatactaCTAGGGTACTACGagtgataattttttcatatgacAATACATGATTAGTTTAGGATATTGCCACACTGACATCCTGTTATATGAAAATTCTTCTCATTAAGCATGCCATGATCATGGTGTTTAACAATCTAAAGATTTGCACTCAATTTTTGCTAATCAACTGAAAAACCAAagattggaaaagaaaagaaaattaattaatgtgaAAGATAGTAAGGATAGAGTGATAGTACGATGTGGGAGGGAGAAGAGAAGGCACATTGGCAGCAAGAGATTatatttgagaaagaaatgaaTAGAAGGTCGTgttctgaaatttttaatgCAATATTTGTAGTAACTttttaagtttcttttttctcttaaaaTGTAAATCTATTTGAAGAGCTGaagctttttttatttcttttcttaaaaatatatttttcattaacATTACCTATTGGTTTCTCGTTTTAAATCTCTAACTGTGATTCTTATGATTAATTATCAGGAACTCATCATGCCCCATCTAAGAGCTGAAGCAGCAGAGACCTTGCGTTATGAGGCTCAGTGTAGAATACAGGATCTTATCTATGGCTGCATTGGGGTTATTTCCCAATTAtacatcaacaaatacaagaTATATACAGAATGTCAATTAGCTAAAACACGTGCTGAAATTGCCCTCATGAACTCTGATGGACAAGAACCTCCTCAAGCTCAAGTTGATCAGCACATTTAAAGTGAATTCCCCACTTAAATTTCTTGTAGCAACAAAGCAATGTCGGGCCCACCCAATTTGGTTCTTCCTCCAAAATTCCTTTTATCGATATTGTTTTGTATTACAAAAAACAAGTATTATTaccaaaatattgaaattgttgtttCATTTATGGTTAATTGTGGAGGAATAAAGATGGATAAACAAGTAATACACTTGTTATAGAGTGCCTTAGAATGATTacttttgaaaacaaagaaggcattggaaattaattaattctcTCTAGAGCTAGAGCTAGAGTGATTATAGAATACTATAGTAGTATGGCCACGTGGTACATCTTGTACACGTGATATAATATAAGTGGATATTTATTGATACTATTCTCTAAAAGGGAGGAAAATTAACGTTGTCGTCCACCCATATTATAAGATGTGTACAAGATGTATTATGTGACCATACTATCCTAATGTGCCATATTTTCCTACCAAATCATCTTTGGTTGAGATGTACCAGATGGtatgtctttatttttttggtggaaCCGATGGTGTGCCATATGAatcaacaaagaagaaaatcaacaaGCGAGGTTGGCATATGTGATAAGTCCAAGAAGTGTTAGGTAGAAGAAGTTAGCAAATGGAAGAACCAAGCTTTGAATCTAGATCTTTAGACGTATAAATATCAACGTATTGGTATTTGGATGTGAGCAATCTTAGGCCAGTGGCAAGAATCAAATCCGACCCTCAGACAGAGAAATAAGTTTTAGGTATTTATTCTTTACTTCAATTCGTGGTAAAGTGTCTCTATATTTCTCTAATGAGAAGGAATTTTAATTATGGTCATGTGGTACATTTTGTAGGGAATCATATGCTAAAAGGGGAGGCAAGGCATATATCCTTCACTAATCTCCAAATGCTTTACTTGAGATCAAGTGTGATCCTAATTCTATTAACAATCTTTGCTTGCTAGCAACAAATTCTTTAGACTAACATAGTAGGCTAGAATCATATGCCTTACCTAACCAATGTTTACTTGAAAGATGCCAATTACAGGGACTTATATAAAGACTAGCCATTGATGATCCATTTCCACGATCACCATTTGAAACAAACACTTGAACTTATTGCAATTAATTCACCTCTGCTTTTATTCTGAATCAAGGCAATGGCAGAAGGAGTCCTCTTCAACATTGCAGAAGGAATCATTGGAAGGTTAGGCTCCTTGTTTTTGCAAGAGATTGCGTTGCCTTGGGGTGTCAAAGATGAGCTCCGAAATCTTAAGGAAAAAGTTGCCCAACTCCAAGCTGTTCTTCTTGATGCTGAGCAAAAGCAAGCCAAGGAAAATGAAGTCAAAGTGTGGCTCGAAAGCGTAGAAGATGCAGTTTATGAAGCTGATGACGTGCTCGATGAGTTTGAAGCTCGGTGGAGACAAATGGTGCCGGGAAATAATAAAGTGTCAAAGCAGGTATGCATCTTCTTCTCTAGCTCAAATCAGCTTGTTTTTGGGCTGAAAATGGGTCATAAGATAAAAGATCTTAACAAGAGACTTCACAGATTCACAGATTCACGCCcaataaacaatcaaacctggctctgaggccatgttatcATTCTGAGTTTATCGCTTTCTCAGATTAGGAAGAGGTGCTCTTCTAGAGCATTTAGCTAGAGAGAACGAAGAGGAGAATATGAAAAATGCACAACAAGAGTTGAAATGTCATCATGCAATGGGCTATCGAAGAATTTCTATAGCTTATCTATTCAACGTGAAATGAAGTGCATtctcagacccaaaaaaaaaaaaaaaagaagaagaaattaagtGCATTCATATATTGCAAATACTCTAgtcagaaaaaaataataataataaaaaagcatGAAAAAGGATGAAGGAAGGGGTTTTTATGTAAACAAAGCAGAACTAAAATGACTAGTTTGCACAACAAGAGTTGGAAAAATTACACTTTTCGATCACATACACAAATGGTAGCAGTTTCCCAAGATGCATGATAATTCAGACTGAGTAATCATAATATTAAAGCTACCTTTATGAGAATGGTGTAAGTCACTGTTAGTGGATAAAAGCCATCTCGCAACATCATGGAGACCAATGCGCAAGCAGATCTGTAACATCCTAGAATGCTACAACAATCAATCATTATATGATAAGTCGCAGCATCTGCCGGGAAACCAAATgacttcatatttttaaatatcttaattgCCATTTGATTCTGCATGAAAtcagaaagagaaaagtaGATGAACACTGGTCCAATATTTCAGATATCATGAAGTTGCAAATGAAAGGAAAACCAATGGTGATGAAAACACCTACTTCCTTAGCCTCAACAAGTGAATGCAGCACCGTATTATAAATAGGTGTTCCCAGATAAATGTTATTACGACAAAATATATTCTCTGCAACGTCCAAATACTGGATCAGCTCTCTTATCATCCCCTCTGCTCCAAGCGCTTTCaactggaaaaacaaaaattgaatgTTATAGATGAGGCTAGTGGGACgggaaaagaaggaaaagaaaaggaaagaatgcTAGAGTAGGGTTCTAgataaggaaaaataaataaaataacgaCAGACCCCTTGGTGGCATGTTGCAGAAAGGAAGCTGATACAAAGAACACAAGTTTTACTGTTTCTAAGCAAATAAGCTTCTAGAAGACAACACAAGTTGTATATTGATCTCAAATAATCAATCAATATTTATGCAAAAATAAGAAGTCATGAGTGAAACTCCCTGCATGCAAACGAAAGTTTTTAAACACCATAATTTATCTTCCTTCTGTAGATGGTGTATGTTCtccttttaaaactttttccaCAAGCTTTGATGTGCAAGCTCAAGGAAATTACTACAGATACCGGGCCTAAGAGGCATGGAAACAATATCCTCGAAAAAGTAATCATGCATATGAAGTACATCTTTAAATAATTGGCATTAGTGTTGTATGCACACAGCTACAATTTTTTACTACACCAAGTAAAATTCTATCACAGTATCCATTGTTCCCTTTCTCCTTAGCTGCAAGCGAAACTAACAGCCACAAAGGTGAAAGATGAAGTtagtatataattttttaatgaaaaaagtgTATATATTCATGCTTCTTATACCTTCATTTTGAATGGAGAATCTGTATTATCTTACTTAAACTGTTTAATAAACCATGTAAAATACGCAAGATTTTCTCCAGTCACCTATCAGACCATAAAATTTTCTAACTGTGCAGTCCAGTTATCAGATGCTGATATTCTTAAGATTTATATGAAAAAACTATGCACCATGTTTCATGCAGTGTTTCCGTAGATAATAACCATCATAACCACTAAAACATCTTAACCATAGCAGATACTAAGGAACCcgtgtaaaataaataaataaaatcgataattaaaaaaagataaaaagataaaatgaaAGAGGATACTAACAAATGCTTATGTTGTACAGTGGAAGCAGAAGACAAATTCCATACTGTATCCCACCATATACATACCAATGACCCTTGTCAATCAGAGAAAGGAATATGCCACCTATCAATACTCCATTTCATTCTCTAAACTAAAAGGAAGTATACATGAGGGTAGGGGGTTACCAAGTTCTTCATTGATAAATAACTGTGCTGAATACCATATCTCGCCATATCCATTTCTATAGCATTAATGCGTCCAGCAGCATCCACCTGTGACAACATGTTGCCCTCTTCGTATGGGGCATTCACATTACCAAATAATGAAAACAGCAGCTCGTATGTCAACAGCTTCATCCGGTAATTGACACCTCAAATCTACAGTAGTAGCCAAAGAATTCCGCGAGCTTAACCATCAGCTCTgttcatataaaaaatgaaaattagcACCAAATTCAACGAAGAAACTGAAATCAAGTCGAAATTCAAGTAAAttaagcaaaaataaaaaggaacttAACGAATTGAAGCAGATGGAACAAACCTGCAAAGGAAATGGAGGCATCGCCTACGAGAACACATTTGAGCCCACCAACGTAACGGAGATTGTCAACGGTGTGACGAGGGAGGATTTTCGTTGGTCTTGTGTTGGTCCATGGCTCTGAGACTGTTTGGCTTACTTTGAAGGCAGAGAGAGGGAAGGGAGAGAACAGAGGAGATACAAGGGTTTGAAGGAGGAGAGGGGCTTGCTTCAAACCTCAGGAGTGGTTTTGTCGAATTATCTTCTCTGCATAtccaaaactaatttaatgctAAAAAGGGTTATAAAGGTATTTcatcttattaattaaattaaaaaatatacaattgtttatttttgggtaTATTTATAAAGATTAAATGGTATAGGGTATATTTATAGTTTCATGTCTAGATATGggtatttcactaattttgtattaaattacTTATATTTCAGAGAAGGCAAAAATGTaactttccttttgttttcttttttatttaaaaaaaaatgaacttACTAATTGTCTTCACTTAAATATCTTTACAAACATCTAAACTTTGCAAATACTCTAGTCaggaggggaaaaaaaaaaaaggatgaagGATGAAGGAAGGCGTTTTTATGTAAACAAAGCAGAACTAAAATATGACTAGTTTGCACATCAAGAGCTCGAAAAAGTACACTTTTCGATCACATACATAAACGGTAGCAGTTTCCTAAGATGCATGATAATTCAGACTGAGTAATCATAATATTAAAGCTACCTTTATGAGAATGGTATAAGTCACTGTTAGTGGATAAAAGCCATCTCACAACATCATGGACACCAATGCGCAAGTAGATCTGTAACATCCTAGAATGCTACAACAATCAATCATTATATGATAAGTCACAGAATCTGCCAGGAAACCAAATgacttcatattttttaatatcttAATTGCCATTTGACTCTGCATGTAATCAGAAACAGAA
The sequence above is a segment of the Prunus dulcis unplaced genomic scaffold, ALMONDv2, whole genome shotgun sequence genome. Coding sequences within it:
- the LOC117613005 gene encoding putative disease resistance protein RGA1 isoform X1, which gives rise to MAEGVLFNIAEGIIGRLGSLFLQEIALPWGVKDELRNLKEKVAQLQAVLLDAEQKQAKENEVKVWLESVEDAVYEADDVLDEFEARWRQMVPGNNKVSKQIHRFTPNKQSNLALRPCYHSEFIAFSD
- the LOC117613007 gene encoding LOB domain-containing protein 24-like, whose amino-acid sequence is MNMSGRCAACKYLRRRCPSDCILSPYFPSSDPQRFTYVNRIYGASNVAKMLQELIMPHLRAEAAETLRYEAQCRIQDLIYGCIGVISQLYINKYKIYTECQLAKTRAEIALMNSDGQEPPQAQVDQHI
- the LOC117613005 gene encoding putative disease resistance protein RGA1 isoform X2, whose amino-acid sequence is MAEGVLFNIAEGIIGRLGSLFLQEIALPWGVKDELRNLKEKVAQLQAVLLDAEQKQAKENEVKVWLESVEDAVYEADDVLDEFEARWRQMVPGNNKVSKQIRKRCSSRAFS